A region from the Spirochaeta thermophila DSM 6192 genome encodes:
- a CDS encoding phospholipid carrier-dependent glycosyltransferase, giving the protein MRERLLPFLLLVGTLLPVAAGENLLRNPGFEEWSPSAPHGWHLHTWKHTDGVVLTRSEDAHSGRYAAVLTATTLEDSKLVQKVKVEPNSLYRFSVWVKVEGVPSDMLGANLSALETTERSSDVKDTQGEWVLLETYCRTGATQREVNLTLRLGGYGALSTGTVWFDDAEFVEVERAPAGARIIGLAPTTPSTPRFPLGLHLLLILAYLGLLALLLRTPLLSRIPLPALLLAALLIRLALAPLFPGHSSDMPTFYAWATELAREGIPHFYATASFKDYPPGYLLLLYPVGLLITLFRLPFGHPATLLLLKLPSILSDLLTGTILLRTFSSPLALPLTAAYFFNPSIILNSAVYGQADSVLTLVLLLFLLAFHRRSYIASAAWLGLALAIKPQALLFAPIALLFLLTWLIRPLTTRTRPEALTTFRRLAPTMGLSLLSFAGTFLLVHFPFFILHPQLAPALYRRILTSYPFGSVNAANLWTLTGLNWKPLFTPFLGIPLSTWQTLIQLALLGGAALVYLREERHTPSTIPFLTALFLALWGFALLPKMHERYIYPALILSLLAFLTTTRTPFLWIFGLITASSYLNQAHVLFHAALKQFQLPLEAPMALASLLTLIAALLLIFGLFPSLIPPLRRLIPQRPAPSPLLPSHEEHTTPRHLILLGLITLAYTLIAFTNLGSLNTPTTFYKPRERTEYFMVELPPDRVPRTILYYRGLGTGKYFILSSPDRKSWKNLTVIENTNPYAEFGWFSAPLPAPEGRYLLFRVHTPGLALHEIAFLDRDGTPIPVKIPTYFSSAKSMGNPDLLVDEQGTIPERISYLTNMYFDEIYHARTAYEYVLGLPPSETTHPPLGKLIISLGILLFGMTPFGWRFAGTLIGVLMIPLFYLLARTLLRRPCLALLAALLLSVEHLHFVQTRIATIDSFAVFFIILMYIPMLHYVLLPDEEALSFRHFGLPLLLSGLFFGLGAATKWTCVYAGGGLAVLYLWKLARAAKAGEVTPRRLGLFLLWSAGSFLLLPALTYGASYIPNIRILSISSPISYILREQVGMYRYHSELTATHPFSSPWWQWPLLIKPIWYYSGKSYLPSDVVSSIFAMGNPLIIWGGTASLLWLLVRWVKTRSRLTGLLLLLYAFQYLPWAISPRSLTFFYHYFAAIPFSILLLVHAAEELGLFHPQGKNRWIVPAFAAGCVVLFVLFYPILSGLPVPRWYATLLRWMPTWYFY; this is encoded by the coding sequence ATGAGAGAGAGACTCCTGCCCTTCCTTCTCCTGGTAGGCACCCTCCTCCCTGTCGCAGCCGGAGAGAACCTGCTTCGAAATCCCGGATTCGAGGAGTGGTCACCCTCTGCGCCCCACGGCTGGCATCTCCACACATGGAAGCACACCGACGGTGTGGTCCTCACCCGGTCCGAGGATGCCCACTCGGGGAGGTATGCTGCCGTCCTCACCGCCACCACCCTTGAAGACAGCAAACTCGTCCAGAAGGTCAAGGTGGAACCCAATAGTCTCTACAGGTTCTCGGTGTGGGTGAAGGTGGAAGGCGTGCCCTCCGACATGCTGGGGGCCAACCTCTCCGCCCTCGAGACCACCGAGCGGTCCTCTGACGTGAAGGACACCCAAGGGGAGTGGGTCCTCCTCGAGACCTACTGCCGCACCGGAGCAACCCAGAGAGAGGTGAACCTCACCCTCAGGTTGGGGGGCTACGGGGCCCTCTCCACAGGCACGGTGTGGTTCGACGATGCGGAGTTCGTGGAGGTGGAACGCGCGCCTGCAGGGGCCAGGATCATCGGCCTCGCCCCCACCACCCCCTCCACCCCCCGCTTCCCCCTCGGCCTCCACCTCCTCCTCATCCTCGCCTACCTCGGCCTCCTCGCCCTCCTCCTCCGCACCCCCCTCCTCTCCCGCATCCCCCTCCCCGCCCTCCTCCTCGCAGCCCTCCTCATCCGGCTCGCCCTCGCCCCCCTCTTCCCCGGCCACTCCTCCGACATGCCCACCTTCTACGCCTGGGCCACCGAACTCGCCCGGGAGGGCATCCCCCACTTCTACGCCACCGCCAGCTTCAAGGACTACCCCCCCGGCTATCTCCTCCTCCTCTATCCCGTAGGCCTCCTCATCACCCTCTTCCGCCTCCCCTTCGGCCACCCCGCCACACTCCTCCTCCTCAAGCTCCCCTCCATCCTCTCCGACCTCCTCACCGGCACCATCCTCCTTCGCACCTTCTCCTCACCCCTCGCCCTCCCCCTCACCGCCGCCTACTTCTTCAATCCATCCATCATCCTCAACTCGGCAGTCTACGGCCAGGCGGACAGCGTCCTCACCCTGGTGCTCCTCCTCTTCCTCCTCGCCTTCCACCGCAGGTCCTACATCGCCTCCGCCGCCTGGCTCGGCCTCGCCCTCGCCATAAAACCCCAAGCCCTCCTCTTCGCCCCCATCGCCCTTCTCTTCCTCCTCACCTGGCTCATCCGTCCCCTCACCACCCGCACCCGACCCGAGGCCCTCACCACCTTCCGACGCCTCGCCCCCACCATGGGCCTCTCCCTCCTCTCCTTCGCCGGCACCTTCCTCCTCGTCCACTTCCCCTTCTTCATCCTCCACCCCCAGCTCGCCCCAGCCCTCTACCGCCGCATCCTCACCTCCTACCCCTTCGGCTCGGTGAACGCAGCCAACCTCTGGACCCTCACAGGCCTCAACTGGAAACCCCTCTTCACCCCCTTCCTCGGCATCCCCCTCTCCACCTGGCAGACCCTCATCCAGCTCGCCCTACTCGGCGGTGCCGCCCTCGTCTACCTCCGCGAGGAACGGCACACCCCCTCCACCATCCCCTTCCTCACCGCCCTCTTCCTCGCCCTCTGGGGATTCGCCCTCCTCCCCAAGATGCACGAGCGCTACATCTACCCTGCCCTCATCCTCTCCCTCCTCGCCTTCCTCACCACCACCCGGACCCCCTTCCTCTGGATCTTCGGACTCATCACCGCCTCCTCCTACCTCAACCAGGCCCACGTCCTCTTCCACGCCGCCCTGAAACAGTTCCAGCTCCCCCTTGAAGCCCCCATGGCCCTCGCCTCCCTCCTCACCCTCATCGCTGCCCTCCTCCTCATCTTCGGGCTCTTCCCCTCCCTCATCCCTCCCCTCCGCCGCCTCATCCCTCAGCGGCCGGCCCCCTCACCCCTCCTCCCATCACACGAGGAACACACCACCCCCCGACACCTCATCCTCCTCGGCCTCATCACCCTCGCCTACACCCTCATCGCCTTCACCAACCTCGGCTCCCTCAACACCCCCACCACCTTCTACAAGCCGCGTGAACGCACCGAATACTTCATGGTGGAACTCCCCCCCGACCGCGTCCCACGAACCATCCTCTACTACCGCGGACTCGGTACGGGAAAATACTTCATCCTCTCCTCTCCCGACCGAAAAAGCTGGAAGAACCTCACGGTCATCGAAAACACCAACCCCTACGCCGAATTCGGCTGGTTCAGCGCGCCCCTCCCTGCCCCGGAAGGCCGCTACCTCCTCTTTCGAGTCCACACCCCCGGCCTTGCCCTCCACGAGATCGCCTTTCTCGACAGGGACGGCACCCCCATCCCGGTGAAGATCCCCACTTACTTCTCCTCGGCCAAGAGCATGGGCAACCCCGACCTCCTGGTGGACGAGCAGGGGACCATCCCCGAACGGATAAGCTACCTCACCAACATGTACTTTGACGAGATCTACCACGCCCGGACCGCCTACGAGTACGTACTGGGCCTCCCCCCGAGCGAGACCACCCACCCACCCCTCGGCAAGCTCATCATCAGCCTGGGGATCCTCCTCTTCGGCATGACCCCCTTCGGCTGGCGCTTTGCAGGAACCCTCATAGGGGTCCTCATGATCCCCCTCTTCTACCTCCTCGCGAGGACCCTCCTCCGGAGACCATGCCTCGCCCTACTCGCCGCCCTCCTCCTCTCGGTGGAACACCTTCACTTCGTCCAGACCCGCATCGCCACCATCGACAGCTTCGCGGTCTTCTTCATCATCCTCATGTACATCCCCATGCTCCACTACGTGCTCCTCCCCGATGAGGAGGCCCTCTCTTTCAGGCACTTCGGCCTCCCCCTCCTCCTCTCGGGCCTCTTCTTCGGACTCGGCGCAGCCACCAAGTGGACCTGCGTCTATGCGGGCGGGGGCCTCGCGGTCCTCTACCTCTGGAAGCTCGCCCGCGCCGCAAAGGCAGGCGAGGTCACCCCACGCAGGCTCGGCCTGTTCCTCCTCTGGTCGGCAGGGAGCTTCCTCCTCCTCCCCGCCCTCACCTACGGGGCGAGCTACATCCCGAACATCCGCATCCTCTCCATCTCCTCACCGATCTCCTACATCCTCAGGGAACAGGTGGGGATGTACCGGTACCACAGCGAGCTCACCGCCACGCACCCCTTCTCCTCGCCGTGGTGGCAGTGGCCCCTGCTCATCAAGCCCATCTGGTACTACTCCGGAAAGTCGTACCTCCCCTCCGACGTGGTCTCCTCCATCTTCGCCATGGGCAACCCGCTCATCATCTGGGGAGGCACCGCATCCCTGCTCTGGCTCCTCGTACGGTGGGTGAAGACCCGCTCCCGGCTCACAGGCCTCCTGCTCCTCCTCTACGCCTTCCAGTACCTCCCCTGGGCCATAAGCCCCAGGTCGCTCACCTTCTTCTATCACTACTTCGCCGCCATACCCTTCAGCATCCTCCTCCTCGTGCACGCAGCCGAGGAGCTCGGCCTCTTCCACCCCCAGGGGAAGAACCGATGGATCGTGCCCGCCTTCGCGGCGGGGTGCGTCGTTCTCTTTGTCCTCTTCTATCCCATCCTCTCGGGCCTTCCCGTACCCCGCTGGTACGCCACACTTCTCAGGTGGATGCCCACCTGGTACTTCTACTAG